A single genomic interval of Rhododendron vialii isolate Sample 1 chromosome 3a, ASM3025357v1 harbors:
- the LOC131318430 gene encoding peptidyl-prolyl cis-trans isomerase FKBP16-4, chloroplastic, with protein MELSLLHYHHHIPTSIHPSLNSFSIPRTRTLNRNASQLSCRCSSSSSEKTAKGPTLALQCAGRRALVGCFIASAVGICVSDMAGAVSTSRRALKGAKIPEEDFVTLPNGLKYYDLKVGGGAEAVKGSRVAVHYVAKWKGITFMTSRQGMGVSGGTPYGFDVGQSERGNVLKGLDLGVEGMRVGGQRLLIVPPQLAYGSKGVQEIPPNATIELDVELLAIKQSPFGSPVKIVEG; from the exons ATGGAACTCTCCCTCCTCCATTACCACCATCACATACCCACCTCCATCCACCCCTCCCTCAACTCTTTTTCCATCCCaa GGACGAGAACCTTGAACAGGAATGCATCGCAATTGTCATGTCGTTGCTCTTCATCTTCCTCAGAGAAAACAGCAAAGGGACCCACACTAGCTCTGCAATGCGCCGGAAGGAGGGCATTGGTGGGTTGTTTTATAGCATCAG CTGTTGGCATTTGTGTCTCTGACATGGCTGGTGCAGTGAGCACAAGCAGGAGAGCT CTTAAAGGAGCAAAGATACCTGAGGAAGACTTTGTCACCCTTCCTAATGGCTTAAA GTATTATGATTTGAAGGTCGGGGGTGgagctgaagctgtgaagggaTCTCGAGTTGCA GTACATTATGTTGCTAAATGGAAGGGCATCACTTTTATGACAAGTAGACAGGGAATGGGTGTTAGTGGCGGGACA CCTTATGGATTTGATGTTGGTCAATCAGAGCGAGGGAATGTCCTTAAAGGATTGGATTTAGGTGTTGAAGGCATGCGGGTGGGAGGACAG CGATTGCTGATAGTTCCTCCTCAGCTAGCTTATGGAAGCAAAGGGGTACAGGAAATTCCCCCAAACGCAACAATTGAG TTGGATGTTGAGCTACTGGCCATCAAACAAAGCCCGTTCGG GTCTCCTGTCAAAATCGTAGAAGGATAA
- the LOC131318431 gene encoding GDSL esterase/lipase At5g03810-like: MGFLLSIYVGVVAIMVASVARGDPLVPMLCVFGDSVVDVGNNNHLNTLIKSNFPPYGRDFVTHTPTGRFCNGKLATDFTAEYLGFDSYPPAYLSQDARGKNLLIGANFASAGSGFYDRTAQFYRAISLTQQLAYYKEYQDKVVSMVGKASANTMFSGGIHLLSAGSSDFIQNYYINPMLQRTYTPDQFSDILIRSFSAFVQNLYGVGVRRIGVTTLPPTGCLPAAITLFGGGSNQCIGRLNQDAVAFNNKLSTTAQYLKSNFPGLKVVVFDIYQPLLDLITKPSDQGFFESRKACCGTGTIETSMLCNARSVGTCSNATQYVFWDGFHPSEAANKVIAQALLQQGFDLIS; encoded by the exons ATGGGGTTTCTCCTGAGTATCTATGTTGGTGTTGTAGCTATTATGGTGGCCTCGGTGGCTCGAGGGGACCCTCTGGTTCCAATGCTGTGTGTGTTCGGGGACTCGGTGGTGGATGTGGGCAACAACAACCACCTCAACACTTTGATCAAATCAAACTTCCCTCCTTACGGCAGGGACTTTGTCACCCACACGCCCACTGGGAGGTTCTGCAATGGAAAGCTTGCCACTGACTTCACTG CTGAATACCTTGGGTTTGATTCGTACCCTCCAGCTTACCTTAGCCAGGATGCCAGAGGGAAGAACCTATTAATTGGTGCTAACTTTGCCTCGGCTGGTTCTGGTTTTTATGACAGGACAGCACAGTTCTAT AGAGCAATTTCACTGACCCAGCAGCTAGCATACTACAAGGAGTACCAAGACAAAGTGGTGAGCATGGTGGGAAAAGCCTCAGCAAACACCATGTTCTCAGGTGGCATCCACCTCTTGAGTGCAGGAAGCAGTGATTTCATTCAGAACTACTACATCAACCCCATGCTCCAGAGAACCTACACTCCTGATCAGTTCTCTGATATCCTCATCAGATCCTTTTCTGCTTTTGTCCAG AATTTGTATGGAGTGGGAGTAAGAAGGATTGGGGTGACAACACTACCACCAACTGGATGTTTGCCAGCAGCCATCACACTGTTTGGGGGAGGAAGTAACCAATGTATTGGGAGGCTGAATCAAGATGCTGTTGCCTTCAACAACAAACTAAGCACCACAGCCCAGTATTTGAAGAGCAACTTTCCTGGTCTCAAAGTTGTGGTCTTTGATATCTACCAACCTCTCCTGGACTTAATCACAAAGCCCAGTGATCAAG GGTTCTTTGAGTCAAGGAAGGCATGCTGTGGTACGGGTACGATCGAAACATCCATGCTTTGCAATGCCAGGTCCGTTGGAACATGCTCAAATGCAACACAGTATGTGTTCTGGGATGGATTCCATCCCTCTGAAGCAGCGAACAAAGTCATAGCACAAGCTCTCCTTCAACAGGGATTCGACCTTATCTCTTGA
- the LOC131318432 gene encoding vacuolar protein-sorting-associated protein 37 homolog 1-like, with protein sequence MFKSFWGSQEQEAQPHSQGIPTNSWYPPSVISSPTSSRPATPSSTSSSSFSLQRPADRPQSPSHVSPAEAAGIIVLLKDKSIDELRKLLSDKDAYHQFFLSVDQVKIQNNLRDELRKETLQLARENLEKEPRIMELRNQCRIIRTTELAAAQEKLHELERQKEEILKFYSPASLVRRLQEAMNTTEEESEALHRQLLDGEIEVGVFLQKYKKLRTTYHRRALTHLAAKTSLTG encoded by the exons ATGTTCAAGTCGTTCTG GGGTTCTCAAGAGCAGGAAGCTCAGCCACATTCACAGGGGATTCCTACAAATTCATGGTATCCCCCATCTGTAATTAGCTCTCCAACATCTTCCCGCCCTGCTACACCTAGTAGCACCTCTTCTAGTAGCTTCAGTCTGCAGAGGCCTGCAGATAGGCCCCAGTCACCATCTCATGTTTCGCCTGCAGAGGCTGCTGGCATTATTGTTCTGTTGAAGGATAAGAG CATTGATGAGTTGCGGAAGCTTTTGTCAGACAAAGATGCGTACCACCAGTTCTTTCTTTCAGTTGACCAGgttaaaattcaaaacaat CTGAGAGACGAACTTCGGAAGGAAACATTGCAGCTTGCGA GGgaaaatttggagaaagaaCCACGCATAATGGAACTGCGGAATCAG TGCAGAATTATTAGGACAACTGAATTGGCTGCTGCTCAAGAAAAGCTACACGAGCTTGAGAGGCAAAAAGAAGAGATCCTTAAATTCTACTCCCCGGCATCCCTTGTCCGTAGGCTTCAAG AGGCAATGAACACAACGGAGGAGGAATCTGAGGCCTTGCACAGGCAGCTTCTAGATGGGGAGATTGAAGTAGgagttttcttgcaaaaataCAAGAAGCTTCGTACCACTTACCACAGGCGTGCTCTCACCCATCTCGCAGCCAAGACTTCTTTGACTGGATGA